A window of the Candidatus Marinimicrobia bacterium CG08_land_8_20_14_0_20_45_22 genome harbors these coding sequences:
- a CDS encoding polysaccharide deacetylase, with protein sequence MIRYSKNLLLIYFGLIIFALCGSFGLFVQSPKNEGKYSYACGGIVRGDRSVKTIALIFTGADFYDGGEIILNTLKERNIRATFFFTGDFYRNAGIWELIQKLVHAGHYLGPHSDKHLLYCSWEKRDSLLVDQAQFQSDLLDNYREMERFGIDEKHRYFMPPYEWYNDSVTVWAKQMGITLINYTPGTLSSADYTIPSMKNYRSNHAIFQSILDYEKEDPNGLNGFFLLTHIGTHPERTEKFYNRLGGLLDILISKGYRFVKINEMF encoded by the coding sequence ATGATAAGATACAGCAAAAATTTACTTCTGATATATTTCGGATTGATCATATTTGCGCTTTGCGGCTCATTCGGTTTGTTTGTGCAGAGTCCAAAAAATGAAGGGAAATATTCTTATGCCTGCGGTGGAATCGTACGCGGTGACAGGTCGGTAAAAACCATTGCGCTGATTTTTACAGGTGCTGATTTTTATGACGGCGGTGAAATTATTTTGAATACGCTGAAAGAACGGAATATCCGGGCGACTTTCTTTTTCACAGGCGACTTTTACCGGAACGCAGGAATATGGGAATTAATCCAGAAACTCGTTCATGCGGGACATTATCTCGGTCCGCACTCGGACAAACATTTGCTCTATTGCTCATGGGAAAAACGTGATTCACTGTTGGTTGATCAGGCGCAATTTCAATCGGACCTTTTAGATAATTACCGAGAAATGGAGCGCTTCGGAATCGATGAGAAACATCGTTACTTTATGCCTCCATACGAATGGTACAATGATTCGGTAACGGTGTGGGCAAAGCAGATGGGCATTACGTTAATCAACTACACGCCGGGAACGCTTTCCAGCGCCGATTATACAATTCCATCGATGAAGAACTACCGATCAAACCATGCAATCTTTCAAAGTATTCTGGACTATGAGAAGGAAGACCCAAACGGGCTAAACGGTTTTTTTCTGCTGACGCATATTGGGACGCATCCCGAAAGGACGGAAAAATTCTATAATCGACTCGGCGGACTGCTGGATATTCTGATATCGAAGGGCTATCGCTTTGTCAAAATAAACGAAATGTTTTAG
- the manA gene encoding mannose-6-phosphate isomerase, class I: MKTFPPLQPQPLRLVNSIQHYSWGMRGESAFIPKLLNIPAELNTAYAELWMGANSSAPSRVLLGTSQIPLTKLIRQYPQEILGPQVVSHFGKQLPFLFKILSAGEVLSIQAHPDKKQAEAIHRIDPKHYPDDTHKPEIAIALDELTALVGFKNTAEILSVLKNYPEISGFIGHEVVSFFQSKSNKPEVRQQFLSTFFQFSIKKRSELSNSIDYLERRLLTLSAQTETESLFLKLRKKYPGSDIGLFGLFFLNLIHLKTGEAIFLPAGVPHAYVYGNIVECMANSDNVVRAGLTPKFQDVPTLINILDYSEKNVSILTDDKNAERFTYSTPADEFAVQRYRLSLNKSIFVQKPQTPEILICIDGKADLLFPINGSIQAMRLKTGDSVLVPAVLERYELKTAERSVIFSASTPQSSF; the protein is encoded by the coding sequence ATGAAAACCTTTCCTCCGCTCCAACCTCAGCCACTTAGATTGGTCAATTCTATCCAACATTATTCGTGGGGCATGCGCGGAGAGTCTGCATTCATTCCAAAACTTCTCAACATTCCGGCGGAATTGAACACGGCGTACGCCGAACTTTGGATGGGCGCAAATTCCAGCGCTCCTTCAAGAGTTTTGCTGGGCACTTCCCAAATTCCGCTAACAAAGTTGATTCGTCAATATCCCCAGGAAATCTTAGGACCGCAAGTCGTATCTCACTTTGGAAAACAGTTGCCATTTTTGTTCAAAATCCTCTCCGCCGGAGAAGTTCTGTCAATTCAGGCTCATCCAGATAAAAAACAGGCAGAAGCGATCCATCGAATCGACCCAAAACATTATCCCGACGATACCCATAAACCAGAAATTGCCATTGCGTTGGACGAACTGACAGCGCTTGTTGGTTTTAAAAATACGGCCGAGATTCTCTCGGTGCTGAAAAATTATCCCGAAATATCCGGCTTCATAGGACACGAGGTCGTATCATTTTTTCAGTCGAAGTCAAACAAGCCGGAAGTCAGGCAACAATTTCTCTCCACTTTCTTTCAATTTTCGATCAAAAAAAGAAGCGAGTTGTCTAATTCGATTGATTATCTCGAACGCCGTCTGTTGACTCTTTCCGCACAGACCGAAACGGAATCCCTCTTTCTGAAATTGCGAAAGAAATATCCCGGATCAGATATCGGACTGTTTGGACTTTTTTTCCTGAACCTGATTCATCTGAAAACCGGCGAAGCGATTTTCTTGCCGGCTGGCGTTCCGCATGCTTATGTATATGGTAACATCGTTGAGTGCATGGCAAATTCGGATAATGTTGTCCGCGCCGGACTAACGCCTAAGTTTCAAGATGTACCGACGTTGATCAATATTCTTGATTATTCAGAAAAAAATGTTTCGATACTAACCGACGATAAGAACGCAGAACGCTTTACATATTCGACACCCGCTGATGAGTTTGCCGTCCAACGGTATCGGCTCTCGCTTAACAAGTCAATATTCGTTCAAAAGCCTCAAACACCGGAAATTTTGATCTGCATTGACGGCAAAGCCGATCTCCTCTTTCCAATTAACGGTTCGATACAAGCAATGCGCCTTAAAACCGGGGACTCGGTTCTTGTCCCGGCCGTCTTGGAACGTTACGAATTAAAAACTGCCGAACGATCTGTTATTTTCTCCGCTTCAACACCGCAATCCTCTTTCTAA
- a CDS encoding lysine 2,3-aminomutase — protein MEQWQKILKKSLTTIEEISEKLNVPIEELKGLDKVFDIKINPYYLSLIKEKGDPIYKQVVPDLAELHQDQLLSDPLCEEKDSPVPSIVHRYPDRCLFLVSHDCASYCRFCTRKRKVGDPTKISLKFIDQGIKYIASHPEIRDVIISGGDPLVLGDKQIENILSRLRGIKHIEILRIGSRVPCYLPQRITSKLVKILKKYHPLYINVHFNHPDELTPIAVKALGRLADAGIPLGCQTVLLKGVNDDPAVMKKLMQKLLATRVKPYYIYQADMVYGTEHFRTRVEKGLEIIKAIRGWTSGMAVPHFVIDAPGGGGKIPLLPEYLQEINDNEVILKNYEGKIFRYQQPAIK, from the coding sequence ATGGAGCAGTGGCAAAAAATACTAAAGAAAAGTCTGACAACCATCGAAGAAATCTCGGAGAAATTGAACGTCCCAATCGAAGAGTTGAAGGGATTGGATAAGGTGTTCGATATCAAAATCAATCCTTATTATTTATCGCTAATCAAGGAAAAAGGTGACCCAATTTATAAACAGGTTGTGCCCGACCTGGCAGAACTTCATCAGGATCAACTGCTTTCTGATCCGCTTTGCGAGGAAAAGGATTCGCCCGTTCCCAGTATCGTACATCGTTATCCTGACAGATGTCTGTTTTTGGTTTCGCATGATTGTGCTTCCTACTGTAGGTTTTGTACCCGAAAGCGGAAAGTCGGCGATCCGACCAAAATCAGTTTAAAATTTATCGATCAGGGAATCAAATATATTGCTAGCCATCCTGAAATCCGGGACGTTATCATTTCGGGTGGCGATCCACTGGTTCTTGGCGATAAGCAGATCGAAAATATCTTGTCAAGGCTTCGGGGAATCAAACATATTGAGATTCTCCGAATCGGCTCGCGCGTTCCGTGTTACCTGCCACAAAGAATCACCAGTAAACTAGTTAAAATACTGAAGAAATATCATCCACTCTATATAAACGTACATTTCAATCATCCGGACGAACTGACGCCGATTGCCGTGAAAGCGCTGGGGCGTCTTGCCGATGCGGGAATCCCGTTGGGATGTCAAACTGTTCTACTCAAAGGCGTCAACGATGATCCGGCAGTGATGAAAAAACTCATGCAAAAATTGTTAGCCACTCGCGTCAAACCCTACTATATCTATCAGGCGGATATGGTTTATGGGACGGAACACTTTCGAACCCGAGTCGAGAAAGGATTGGAGATCATCAAAGCGATTCGCGGATGGACATCTGGCATGGCCGTTCCGCACTTTGTTATCGATGCGCCAGGCGGTGGCGGGAAGATCCCGCTCCTTCCTGAATATCTGCAGGAGATTAACGATAATGAAGTTATCCTGAAAAATTACGAAGGAAAGATATTCCGTTATCAGCAACCTGCAATAAAATAG
- a CDS encoding GNAT family N-acetyltransferase: MFSSEEVNVAMELIDVCLNQKEQKDYKIHVATDETDSIVGYVCYGPTPATVGTFDLYWIVVDVVCQNQGIGKQLLQFVEGEVSRKVGRLIIIETSSVEKYLPTRGFYLRNGYTIAAQIKDFYREGDDRVIFVKYFKPKEKE, translated from the coding sequence ATGTTTTCTTCGGAAGAGGTGAATGTGGCGATGGAACTCATCGACGTCTGCTTGAATCAAAAAGAACAAAAGGATTACAAAATTCACGTGGCAACAGACGAAACGGATTCTATTGTCGGTTATGTATGCTACGGACCAACCCCGGCAACGGTTGGAACCTTTGATCTTTACTGGATTGTCGTTGATGTGGTTTGCCAAAATCAGGGAATTGGTAAACAATTGCTTCAATTTGTCGAAGGTGAGGTTTCCAGAAAAGTCGGCAGATTGATCATTATAGAAACCTCCTCGGTCGAAAAGTATTTACCGACCCGCGGATTTTACTTGCGAAACGGCTATACGATTGCCGCTCAGATCAAGGATTTTTACCGTGAAGGCGATGATCGCGTTATTTTTGTCAAATATTTTAAACCCAAAGAAAAAGAATAG